The sequence CATGACAATATATTTCAACTATATCTTCTCTTGTATAAGTAAAGGGGGCTTTCATAAATACTATCAGAACTTCATCTACAAGGCTTCCGTCAGTAGGATCAAATATATGTCCATAAGTAATTTTTCTGTTTTCCGCATCTTTTAAATTCTTTGTTTTTTTACCTTCAAATATTTTACCTGCAATAGACAGAGAATCTTTTCCGCTCATCCTTACTATGCCTATCCCGGATTCTCCGACAGTTGTAGAAATGGCAGCTATAGTACTCTCCATAAAAACACCTACCTTTAAATAAATCAATAAAACCCAGTATATACTGGGTTTATTTAGCTTCTATTATAACTCTCCTGTAAGGTTCCTCCCCCTCAGAATGGGTACTGACCCCTTCCACATTTTGAAGAGCAGAATGAATAATTCTTCTTTCATAAGGGTTCATAGGCTCCAATCTTATAGAATCTTTAGTATATTGAACTTTTTGTGCCATTTTGTTAGCCAATCTTATTAAAGTCTCTTCTCTTTTCTTCCTGTAGCCCTTAGTATCAACCAGCACCTTTATATAATTTTCTCTTTTACGGTTAATAAACAAACTCAGCAAATATTGAATTGCATCCAGCGTATTCCCTCTTTTGCCAATTATTATTCCCATATCCGTACTGCTAATATCTGTTATATTAACATTTATATTTCGTCCTTTTCTTTCAGCTATACATTTTGCTTTAATATTCATTTTATTAAAAAGCATATTCATAAAATTTTCAATACTTTCTACGGGATCATTAGTTACAGTCACTTTTACTTTGGCGTCCTTGTTTCCAATAAAACCTAAAAATCCTTTACTCGGCTCTGTTAATATTTCAATTTGAACGTCCTCCTTATCGGAATCCAATTCTTCAAGAGCATCCTTAACTGCATCATCTACAGTTTTTGAAACTTTCAATACGGATCTCATATTATTTTAATTCCCCCTTAGCTTTATCCAAAGACCGTTTAGATATTAACTGCTGAATTATCTGGAATATATTACTTACTACCCAATATAACCCAAGGCCTGCTGAAAAGGATCTTGCAAACCAAAACAACATAAGGGGAAGAAAAATATTCATTGTCCGTTGAGTAGATTTAGTTTGAGGATCAGCAGCAGCTTGATTAGGCGTAGTAACAGATTGAAAATAAGTCGTTAAACCAACTATTAAAGGCGTTCCCCACAAGAAGGGATCCGGCTGTTCCAAATTTTTAATCCATAAAAAATTCTTGCTTAAAGCATCGTAGAAAGCCTTATCCTTAAAAACATACTGAACGGGATCCCTCATAACAGCAAAAAAAGCAAACAATATTACCATTTGGACTATAAGCGGTAAGCAAGAAGATGCAGGATTTACTTTGTTTTCCTTATACAACTGCGCTAATTTAGCAGATTGAGTCTGTGGATCATTTTTATATTTATTTTGAATTTCTTTCATTTTCGGATTCAAGTCATTCATTTTCTTCATTGATCTATTCATACTAATAGCGATTGGAAGCAATAAAAATTTAAATATAATGGTAGTAATTATTATTGTCAATGCATAGAAAGACATGGATTTAGGTTCATTTCCAATTTTCTCTACCATTTCAAATACGAACCTCATAAGAGCACCCAATGGTGCTGCAAAAATCTTTGACATTAATTAACCCCCTATCATTTAAGTGGATCATAGCCACCTGGATTAAAAGGATTGCATCTTAGTATTCTATAAACACTCAATATAGTTCCTTTAAAAAAACCATATTTTTCATAGGCTTCAATGGAATATTGAGAACAAGTAGGATAAAATCTACAATGACGTCCAACTAATATATATCTGGAAATAAATTTTTGATAAAACCTTATCAATATTATTGCCAACTTTTTCATTTTTTTCACCTATTCTTCATAATAAATGAGTAATTTTGAAAAGATGAAGCATTGCACTTTCAATTTGCTGGTAATTTGAATTTCTGGAATTTATTTTGGGTATAAAAATTAAATCATACCCTTCCTTTATTTTTAATCGATTAACCCTATAGCTTTCCTTCATTCTTCTTCTCACTTTATTCCTAATTACACTATTTCCAATCTTTTTCGTAACAGCAAATCCTACTCTATTATAATCCAAATTATTCTTAGATATATACATTACCAGCAATCTATTTCCATAGCTTTTTCCATTTTCATATACATTTTTAAACTGAATTTTGCTCCTTAAAGTACAAACTTTATCCATTACAATGCTCCTTAAAACTTACATTTAATAAAAAGGCCACTTAAAATTGCGGCCTATGCTGACAATACTTTCCTGCCCTTTCTTCTTCTCCTTCTTAAAACTTCTCTACCTTG is a genomic window of Acidilutibacter cellobiosedens containing:
- the jag gene encoding RNA-binding cell elongation regulator Jag/EloR, with protein sequence MRSVLKVSKTVDDAVKDALEELDSDKEDVQIEILTEPSKGFLGFIGNKDAKVKVTVTNDPVESIENFMNMLFNKMNIKAKCIAERKGRNINVNITDISSTDMGIIIGKRGNTLDAIQYLLSLFINRKRENYIKVLVDTKGYRKKREETLIRLANKMAQKVQYTKDSIRLEPMNPYERRIIHSALQNVEGVSTHSEGEEPYRRVIIEAK
- a CDS encoding YidC/Oxa1 family membrane protein insertase → MSKIFAAPLGALMRFVFEMVEKIGNEPKSMSFYALTIIITTIIFKFLLLPIAISMNRSMKKMNDLNPKMKEIQNKYKNDPQTQSAKLAQLYKENKVNPASSCLPLIVQMVILFAFFAVMRDPVQYVFKDKAFYDALSKNFLWIKNLEQPDPFLWGTPLIVGLTTYFQSVTTPNQAAADPQTKSTQRTMNIFLPLMLFWFARSFSAGLGLYWVVSNIFQIIQQLISKRSLDKAKGELK
- the yidD gene encoding membrane protein insertion efficiency factor YidD translates to MKKLAIILIRFYQKFISRYILVGRHCRFYPTCSQYSIEAYEKYGFFKGTILSVYRILRCNPFNPGGYDPLK
- the rnpA gene encoding ribonuclease P protein component, translated to MDKVCTLRSKIQFKNVYENGKSYGNRLLVMYISKNNLDYNRVGFAVTKKIGNSVIRNKVRRRMKESYRVNRLKIKEGYDLIFIPKINSRNSNYQQIESAMLHLFKITHLL